One Fusarium falciforme chromosome 12, complete sequence DNA window includes the following coding sequences:
- a CDS encoding FAD-binding-3 domain-containing protein, protein MESLRVLIVGGGIAGPALAHWLSRVGANITLIERSPSIRAYGQQLDLRAQGVPMMKRMGIEDAIRAVTVHESGTQLIDLKGQTKAFFPAAPSGTGKQSFTSEYEIMRGDFVRIIYGLTEKRENVKHLFSTTIDSFTQDPEDNPTGKVHVKFHDGHNEDFDLVVAADGTGSRTRKLMLGPDAPDPRHRLGGNIGFFSVPSKPGDSDRMTFCHLPGASVSRIIGTRKDCPELTRVYMHVRGNDPALDAAHKSGNLAELKKAWSDLYQGGGWECDRFMKALRDAPEADDLYSTPLEEVRLPEESWSKGRVVLLGDAAHSQTANGFGCTFALVGAYVLAGEIATLYRKDMLSPTAAVVQGAKNYEKRYRPIATSKYGGNQWIKALISPRTSFGIWCLHSFARVVSYFQFDQGAGLDAKTSAWKLPDYPELEGSAVEVK, encoded by the coding sequence ATGGAGTCGTTAAGAGTCCTTATCGTTGGTGGTGGCATCGCCGGTCCAGCTCTCGCACACTGGCTATCACGAGTCGGCGCCAACATCACCCTCATCGAACGCTCTCCAAGCATCCGAGCGTATGGCCAACAACTCGATCTACGCGCGCAGGGCGTCCCAATGATGAAAAGGATGGGCATCGAGGATGCTATACGGGCTGTGACGGTTCACGAGTCTGGCACTCAACTCATCGATCTCAAGGGCCAGACCAAGGCCTTTTTCCCAGCTGCTCCAAGTGGCACCGGAAAGCAGAGCTTCACGTCCGAGTATGAGATCATGCGCGGTGACTTTGTCCGTATTATATATGGGCTTACTGAGAAGCGCGAGAATGTGAAGCATCTCTTCAGCACAACCATCGACTCATTCACCCAAGACCCAGAGGACAATCCCACCGGCAAGGTTCACGTCAAGTTCCATGATGGTCACAACGAGGACTTTGATCTTGTTGTCGCTGCTGATGGAACTGGCTCAAGGACTCGAAAGCTCATGCTTGGTCCTGACGCTCCAGATCCACGACATCGGCTGGGAGGCAACATCGGCTTCTTCAGCGTCCCATCAAAACCAGGGGACTCAGACAGGATGACATTCTGCCATTTACCCGGAGCCAGCGTATCTCGCATCATCGGCACAAGAAAAGACTGTCCAGAACTTACGCGCGTGTACATGCACGTGCGCGGCAATGACCCTGCCCTCGATGCGGCACACAAGTCTGGAAATCTAgcagagctcaagaaggcaTGGAGCGATTTGTATCAAGGCGGTGGATGGGAATGTGATCGGTTCATGAAGGCATTAAGAGATGCTCCCGAAGCCGACGATCTCTACTCTACGCCACTTGAAGAGGTCAGACTCCCAGAAGAATCTTGGTCAAAGGGCCGAGTTGTTCTTCTCGGTGACGCTGCTCACAGCCAGACAGCAAATGGCTTTGGCTGCACATTCGCCTTGGTTGGAGCCTATGTTCTTGCAGGCGAGATTGCCACTCTCTACAGGAAGGACATGTTGTCtccaacagcagcagtggtGCAGGGGGCCAAGAACTACGAGAAGAGGTATCGACCGATAGCCACTTCCAAGTACGGAGGGAATCAGTGGATCAAGGCCCTGATATCACCCAGGACAAGCTTTGGGATATGGTGTCTGCATTCCTTTGCAAGGGTAGTATCGTACTTTCAGTTTGATCAGGGGGCTGGGTTGGATGCGAAGACATCGGCTTGGAAGCTTCCAGACTATCCAGAGCTAGAGGGGAGTGCAGTTGAAGTCAAGTGA
- a CDS encoding Lactamase-B domain-containing protein — MAATLEWFGATTYRLRTNGLTIFLDSWLDKPARMPRYLELKDVQEADYIFISHAHFDHLPGSDVIAKRTGAMIVANGEAINIMREAGVPEEQLLPVGGGERIPLFTKDIRDKATKGLVELEIRPPGAPKSPHPSLAVAAVHVWPSLHTFMPEDHPELMDTGVRYVGASTDFFCTLNITFGMKHGLLRLGDLIPREQIDQDTQAFVDYVNDTEKNKFSHFDGGQLMFNILTDGKALLWSAHLGGYEGVLRDLQPQPDVAIIAVAGRANLNGRPFDGSAAEFLVKKARWIGEPNTIIWCLHDKSLVKPFSVDTNAATEAIQRETKSRVKELVPGKSYKCFD; from the exons ATGGCAGCAACACTGGAGTGGTTTG GAGCCACGACTTACCGCCTTAGGACAAATGGCCTCACCATTTTCCTCGACAGTTGGTTGGACAAACCGGCGAGGATGCCACGGTACTTGGAGCTCAAAGACGTCCAAGAAGCGGACTACATCTTTATCTCCCATGCGCACTTTGACCA CCTACCGGGCTCAGATGTCATTGCCAAAAGAACGGGAGCAATGATTGTTGCGAACGGAGAAGCAATCAACATTATGCGCGAAGCAGGTGTCCCCGAAGAGCAGCTTCTCCCAGTTGGCGGCGGCGAAAGAATCCCTCTCTTCACAAAAGACATTCGTGATAAAGCTACAAAAGGACTAGTTGAACTGGAGATACGCCCCCCTGGAGCCCCGAAATCGCCTCACCCCTCGCTAGCAGTTGCAGCTGTGCACGTATGGCCCTCTCTGCACACCTTTATGCCAGAGGATCATCCAGAATTGATGGACACGGGCGTCAGATATGTTGGTGCTTCAACCGACTTTTTCTGTACGCTAAACATCACATTTGGTATGAAGCACGGCCTTCTTCGTTTAGGAGATCTGATACCTAGGGAGCAGATCGACCAAGACACACAAGCTTTCGTCGACTACGTCAATGACACAGAAAAGAACAAGTTCTCTCATTTTGATGGCGGGCAGCTCATGTTCAACATTCTGACAGACGGGAAGGCTCTTCTCTGGTCCGCACATCTCGGTGGGTATGAAGGAGTCCTGAGAGATCTTCAGCCACAGCCAGATGtggccatcatcgccgtTGCGGGTAGAGCGAATCTGAATGGGCGGCCATTCGACGGCTCCGCTGCCGAGTTTTTGGTCAAGAAAGCCAGATGGATTGGCGAGCCGAACACAATCATATGGTGCTTGCATGACAAGAG CTTGGTGAAGCCTTTCAGTGTCGATACAAACGCCGCGACAGAGGCTATCCAGAGAGAGACAAAGTCCAGGGTCAAAGAACTGGTTCCGGGGAAGAGCTACAAGTGCTTCGACTGA
- a CDS encoding FAA-hydrolase domain-containing protein codes for MAAPSFNRLVRFVPRSNAETVLIGQPVLDDIDVGLALYNGENVEVEVFSGASALNPGKGTGTLEIIDRILSPLAANEVGTIRCIGLNYKQHAQEVGLELPTVPTVFLKPSTSLGDPWPAPTILPKLTQLDDCGDYEAELAVVIGKTAKNVSELEAMNYVLGYTASNDISSRTSQFAQSQWCYSKGFDGACPIGPTLVSTAVVPDPSDFRVRGLKNGYVMQDCGVDDLIFSVPRLVSFLSQSTTLPPGTVIITGTPAGVGVGKSPKVSLRHGDLFKVEITPHIGTLINKIQNE; via the exons ATGGCAGCACCGTCGTTCAATC GCCTTGTTCGTTTTGTTCCACGGTCCAACGCGGAAACGGTTTTAATTGGACAGCCTGTCTTAGATGACATCGACGTCGGGCTTGCTCTTTACAATGGTGAAAACGTAGAGGTCGAGGTATTTTCGGGGGCTTCAGCCTTGAACCCTGGCAAGGGAACTGGAACTTTGGAGATAATTGACCGAATCTTGTCACCTTTGGCTGCCAATGAAGTTGGGACAATTCGCTGTATTGGCCTGAAC TACAAGCAACATGCTCAAGAAGTAGGCTTGGAGCTGCCTACCGTACCAACCGTCTTCTT AAAACCGAGCACTTCCCTAGGGGACCCTTGGCCTGCACCTACAATCCTCCCCAAACTAACCCAGCTAGATGATTGTGGAGACTATGAGGCCGAgctcgccgtcgtcatcggCAAGACTGCCAAAAATGTGTCTGAGCTAGAGGCTATGAACTATGTGCTGGGTTACACTGCTAGCAACGACATCTCGAGCAGAACTAGCCAATTTGCCCAGTCGCAGTGGTGTTACTCAAAGGGCTTCGATGGGGCTTGCCCGATAG GGCCAACACTGGTTTCAACTGCGGTTGTGCCCGATCCTTCCGACTTTCGAGTGCGTGGTCTTAAGAATGGCTATGTCATGCAAGACTGTGGAGTAGA CGACCTGATCTTCAGTGTTCCGAGACTTGTGAGCTTTCTATCTCAGAGCACTACCTTACCTCCGGGAACCGTAATCATCACTGGGACCCCTGCAGGAGTTGGGGTGGGAAAGTCGCCCAAGGTTAGTCTCCGTCACGGAGACCTGTTCAAGGTTGAGATAACGCCACACATCGGTACACTCATCAATAAAATCCAGAATGAATGA
- a CDS encoding Aldedh domain-containing protein: MSSNRFFTFKNTIGGALRGSKRLGHGINPSTRKPLWDVPIASSQDLESAVSSARVAFADWSKTPWADRQACLTQASKLLAEHKNDMSRLLSLECGKPPQFAELEVIHAINFLDFFAAQEPLETRVIQDDKDLHLTLQYEPMGVIGAICPWNYPLVLAIGKIAPALLTGNCMIAKPSPYTPYSLLKFAQLVQDVFPPGVLQALHGDMELGPLLCQHADVDKISFTGSSATGKKIMAAASATLKSVTLELGGNSANIVCPDVDVDVVAPQVALAAFFNSGQLCVASKRVFVHQDIYDKFLQKMVETVEKWKVGPPDAEGGVMLGPVQNEMQYNIVKRFFQDTTENGYKFACGGGQALDGSSFFINPAIVDNPPDQSLVVEGEAFGPIVPLLKWKDEDDVLSRANNTTTGLGGAVWSADIDRAKRIASGINAGTIWINSAEKPLPQAHLAGRKESGVGGEWGREGLGVYCNIKTIHHYQNPVSKE, encoded by the exons ATGAGCAGCAACAGGTTCTTTACCTTTAAGAACACCATCGGAGGCGCCCTTCGAGGGAGCAAACGGCTTGGACATGGCATCAATCCCTCTACCCGCAAACCTCTTTGGGATGTGCCCATCGCCTCATCACAGGACCTTGAAAGCGCCGTCAGTTCAGCTCGCGTCGCCTTTGCGGATTGGTCCAAGACACCGTGGGCCGATAGACAAGCCTGCCTGacacaagcaagcaagctcCTCGCGGAACACAAAAATGACATGTCTAGGCTTTTATCCCTGGAGTGCGGCAAACCACCACAGTTTGCCGAACTTGAAGTGATCCACGCCATCAATTTCCTCGACTTCTTTG CTGCCCAGGAGCCGCTAGAGACACGGGTCATTCAAGACGATAAGGACCTTCACTTAACCCTGCAGTACGAACCTATGGGAGTGATTGGTGCTATCTGTCCTTGGAACTATCCTCTTGTACTCGCAATCGGCAAGATCGCGCCTGCGCTATTGACAGGCAACTGTATGATTGCGAAGCCATCGCCGTACACCCCATACAGCCTCCTCAAATTTGCCCAACTGGTCCAGGATGTGTTCCCTCCTGGAGTCCTGCAGGCTCTTCATGGGGATATGGAACTAGGCCCTTTGCTCTGCCAACATGCCGACGTGGACAAGATAAGTTTTACAGGGTCAAGTGCAACAGGCAAGAAGATTATGGCTGCCGCGAGTGCCACGCTCAAGAGTGTGACGCTTGAACTAGGCGGGAACAGCGCCAACATCGTTTGTCCCGATGTTGACGTAGATGTCGTTGCTCCTCAAGTGGCAttggcagccttcttcaATTCTGGTCAACTATGCGTGGCCAGCAAGCGTGTTTTTGTTCACCAAGACATATACGACAAGTTCCTCCAGAAAATGGTTGAAACTGTCGAGAAATGGAAGGTTGGACCGCCTGACGCAGAGGGGGGTGTTATGCTTGGACCAGTACAAAACGAGATGCAGTACAACATTGTGAAGCGCTTTTTCCAAGACACAACAGAGAATGGCTACAAGTTTGCGTGCGGGGGAGGTCAAGCATTGGATGGATCGAGTTTTTTCATTAACCCGGCCATCGTCGACAATCCTCCCGATCAGTCACTTGTGGTCGAAGGTGAAGCCTTTG GTCCGATTGTGCCGCTACTCAAGTGGAAAGACGAAGATGACGTCTTGTCCCGTGCAAACAACACCACGACAGGCTTAGGCGGAGCTGTTTGGTCTGCCGATATCGACCGAGCAAAGAGGATCGCCTCGGGAATCAATGCGGGAACTATATGGATCAACAGCGCCGAGAAGCCTTTGCCACAGGCACATCTGGCTGGCCGCAAGGAGTCTGGAGTTGGCGGAGAATGGGGACGTGAAGGGCTGGGGGTGTATTGCAACATCAAGACAATCCACCATTACCAGAATCCTGTATCTAAAGAGTAG